The following coding sequences are from one Paenibacillus tundrae window:
- a CDS encoding class I SAM-dependent methyltransferase produces the protein MTKSFDYIEYWEQTYRSGETSGRGSYGVLAEFKAEVVNELIQREGITSVIEFGCGDGNQLQYMNYGTYLGMDVAASSVRLCASKFASDTSKSFMLYTPGLWINRGFLQADLTICLDVLYHITDEQDFRNTLHDILHASGEWVVLYTRLKETGNPGVDTIQDRNLFHYLYDYPEFKVQEIIPQRYPDQSSADFVILRRSL, from the coding sequence ATGACGAAGTCTTTCGACTACATTGAATATTGGGAGCAAACGTATCGCTCCGGAGAAACGTCAGGGAGAGGCTCTTACGGGGTACTGGCTGAATTTAAGGCTGAGGTCGTGAATGAGCTTATTCAGCGAGAAGGCATCACCAGCGTAATTGAGTTCGGATGTGGGGACGGTAATCAGCTGCAATACATGAACTATGGTACCTATCTCGGCATGGACGTAGCAGCATCGTCCGTTCGTTTATGTGCTTCTAAGTTTGCGAGCGATACATCCAAAAGCTTCATGTTATATACACCTGGTCTGTGGATTAACCGAGGTTTTCTTCAGGCGGATCTGACCATCTGTCTCGATGTGCTCTACCACATTACAGATGAACAGGATTTTCGGAATACGCTGCATGATATCCTGCATGCCTCTGGAGAGTGGGTTGTCCTCTACACCCGGCTGAAAGAGACAGGAAATCCAGGTGTTGATACGATCCAAGATCGCAATCTGTTCCATTATCTGTACGATTATCCGGAATTCAAAGTACAGGAGATCATCCCACAGCGTTATCCAGATCAATCTTCAGCGGATTTTGTTATTTTGAGACGTAGCCTGTAA
- a CDS encoding heparinase II/III domain-containing protein, with the protein MTVHPGLNWTTRQIAEALEQGTSEALVSVSDWKGQIANTLDDQEYRDFWKDIEMYALRASREPLPELSFTLLRQFRDTGERKAYEAAYFERRGRIVALSVLTATSKTSTYVSLLEDLIWSVCNEHTWCLSAHIPSGEEATAYTWIDLFAAETAQMLAEIMVMLGGIIDERVERRVRSEMERRIFTPLYREDRTYGWERAEHNWSAVCSGGCGVAALLLLEDQSLRVKAVEHTLQAMDAFLIGYGEDGGCAEGIGYWVYGFGFYTYYAEMLRIFSAGTLDMLSESKTRAIALFPQNIHMSAGTFVNYSDSHEREVIPSGLLSRLAERAQGEVNWRLSIPLLTDDPCRRWAHVARNLLWTDRAVLNGHRDQAGQPPSQTFIVLEDLSWIMGKAQLIRAEEMAGIEVAYSVKGGHNDEPHNHNDLGHFILHAAGDNILCDPGAGAYTQAYFSPGRESILQIGSQGHNVPIIEGTVQQSGKEAEARLLEMKHASPHSVAVTFDLTSAYGNAPTLARYTRQFNWSCPPSAQEAELLVEDHFTWKSAYDSDRTDIDLDDVVRASELNLSAEARINGNPNVNTNVTGKASVSASGDEGANEDVNSNASNSAYACVYKNVIQRLVSHVEPVFHDGVVQWKTDKAVVSMTYESEHSPDRWVARLEVVDTVDHDHLPLRLYVTELVLERTPNQGMETTDPSVQETWCRMKFITRPRV; encoded by the coding sequence ATGACCGTCCATCCTGGACTGAACTGGACGACGAGGCAGATTGCAGAGGCATTGGAGCAGGGAACCTCGGAAGCTTTAGTAAGCGTTTCCGATTGGAAAGGCCAGATTGCGAATACACTGGATGATCAGGAATACCGTGATTTTTGGAAGGACATCGAGATGTATGCGTTAAGGGCAAGCCGTGAGCCTTTGCCTGAATTATCGTTTACCCTTTTGCGCCAATTCAGGGATACTGGGGAACGAAAGGCGTATGAAGCGGCTTATTTTGAACGTCGTGGGCGAATAGTTGCGCTTAGTGTATTAACGGCTACGTCGAAGACTTCTACATACGTATCTCTGCTGGAAGATCTGATCTGGAGTGTGTGTAATGAACACACCTGGTGCCTCTCTGCCCACATACCATCTGGAGAAGAAGCGACTGCTTACACATGGATTGATCTGTTTGCAGCAGAGACGGCTCAGATGCTTGCAGAGATCATGGTCATGCTGGGTGGCATCATCGATGAGCGAGTAGAGCGCCGGGTTCGCTCTGAGATGGAACGCCGGATTTTTACGCCGCTATACCGCGAGGATCGAACGTACGGCTGGGAACGTGCAGAACACAATTGGTCGGCCGTATGTAGCGGTGGCTGTGGGGTGGCTGCACTCCTTCTGCTGGAGGATCAATCGCTTCGGGTTAAAGCTGTAGAACATACCTTGCAAGCAATGGATGCCTTTCTGATTGGATACGGCGAGGATGGCGGGTGTGCAGAGGGCATCGGTTATTGGGTATATGGGTTTGGCTTCTATACGTATTATGCGGAGATGTTACGAATCTTCAGTGCAGGTACACTCGATATGTTATCTGAATCTAAGACGAGAGCCATTGCGTTATTTCCCCAGAATATTCATATGTCTGCAGGCACATTTGTTAATTATTCAGACAGTCATGAACGGGAGGTTATTCCGTCAGGCTTGTTATCGAGGTTAGCTGAGCGAGCGCAAGGGGAAGTCAACTGGCGGTTGTCCATCCCTCTTTTGACAGATGATCCATGTAGGCGCTGGGCACATGTCGCACGTAATCTGTTATGGACGGATAGGGCTGTACTTAATGGTCATCGTGATCAGGCTGGGCAGCCCCCGTCTCAGACATTTATCGTTCTGGAGGATTTATCATGGATCATGGGCAAAGCTCAACTGATACGTGCCGAAGAGATGGCAGGGATTGAGGTTGCTTACTCGGTGAAAGGTGGGCATAACGATGAACCCCATAATCACAATGATCTGGGACATTTTATTCTTCATGCAGCGGGTGACAACATACTCTGTGATCCAGGTGCAGGTGCGTATACTCAGGCTTATTTCAGTCCTGGACGGGAGAGTATTCTCCAGATAGGTTCTCAGGGACATAATGTGCCGATCATTGAAGGAACGGTGCAACAATCTGGAAAAGAAGCTGAAGCAAGGTTGCTTGAAATGAAGCATGCATCTCCACATAGTGTAGCCGTCACCTTCGACCTCACGTCAGCCTATGGGAATGCACCTACATTGGCTCGATATACAAGACAATTTAATTGGAGTTGTCCTCCTTCGGCTCAAGAGGCTGAGCTGTTGGTAGAGGATCATTTTACATGGAAGTCTGCTTATGATTCTGATCGGACAGATATAGATTTAGATGATGTGGTACGAGCAAGTGAGCTGAATCTGTCTGCTGAAGCAAGAATAAATGGAAATCCAAATGTAAATACAAATGTGACTGGAAAGGCAAGTGTGAGTGCAAGTGGAGATGAGGGCGCCAATGAAGATGTAAATTCAAATGCTAGTAATAGCGCTTATGCTTGTGTATACAAAAACGTGATTCAGCGCTTAGTCAGCCATGTTGAACCTGTGTTCCATGATGGTGTGGTTCAATGGAAGACCGATAAAGCCGTGGTGAGCATGACCTATGAATCGGAACACAGCCCAGACCGTTGGGTTGCTCGACTTGAAGTGGTGGATACGGTTGATCATGATCATCTTCCCTTGAGGCTATATGTTACCGAGCTTGTATTGGAACGTACACCGAATCAGGGTATGGAAACCACAGATCCTTCTGTGCAGGAGACCTGGTGCAGAATGAAGTTCATCACTCGGCCTAGAGTGTAG
- a CDS encoding Lrp/AsnC family transcriptional regulator produces the protein MAEKRSSKGGEIPQMHNLDDIDRKILAALHHNSRMSYTDLGQQIGLSRVAVQARINALSEKGVIERFTVVINPSKVGLQVSAFFNVDVEPPFLDEVAEKLDEEPAVTSLYHMTGPSTLHMHGIFADMEEMEQFLLEKLYKMPGIVKVESQLLLKRYKSRMGMRL, from the coding sequence ATGGCAGAGAAACGCTCTTCTAAGGGTGGAGAAATCCCCCAAATGCACAATCTGGATGACATAGATCGCAAAATATTGGCTGCTCTGCATCACAATAGCCGGATGTCCTATACCGATCTGGGACAACAGATTGGGTTATCTCGCGTAGCCGTACAGGCACGGATTAATGCACTATCCGAAAAAGGCGTTATTGAACGATTCACGGTTGTCATCAACCCCAGCAAGGTTGGACTGCAGGTCTCAGCTTTTTTCAATGTCGACGTAGAACCTCCTTTTCTGGACGAGGTAGCGGAGAAACTCGATGAAGAACCAGCCGTAACCAGCCTATACCATATGACAGGCCCAAGTACCCTGCACATGCATGGTATTTTTGCCGACATGGAGGAGATGGAACAGTTTCTACTAGAGAAACTCTATAAGATGCCTGGAATCGTCAAAGTAGAGTCACAACTATTGTTAAAACGTTATAAAAGCCGGATGGGCATGAGACTGTAG
- a CDS encoding chromate transporter: MSWKVYSGLVTGMVRTGILGYGGGPSVIPLIRYEAVTRYKWVSDEEFGEILAIANALPGPIATKMIAYLGYKTKGLLGAIVAVLAHILPTSIAIIALLGSMYALRESKVVAGMVAAVRPVIFVMLGMMAYEFAMKAWKGLGKTFALLFGVIAFVLLLLLDIHPGIVIAVFLVYGFFHFDVVQRFKSKDNADKGVS, from the coding sequence ATGAGTTGGAAAGTTTACAGCGGTCTCGTCACAGGAATGGTGCGAACCGGAATTTTGGGATATGGCGGCGGTCCTTCGGTAATTCCCTTGATTCGTTATGAAGCCGTTACACGTTATAAATGGGTTAGTGATGAGGAGTTCGGGGAGATTCTAGCTATCGCGAATGCTCTCCCGGGTCCAATTGCGACCAAAATGATTGCATACTTAGGTTATAAAACCAAAGGTCTCTTGGGCGCGATTGTAGCAGTGCTAGCCCATATATTGCCGACAAGTATTGCCATTATTGCACTGCTCGGCTCGATGTACGCGCTACGAGAATCCAAAGTGGTCGCAGGCATGGTGGCAGCCGTACGCCCAGTCATTTTTGTCATGCTCGGCATGATGGCTTATGAGTTCGCCATGAAGGCATGGAAAGGACTCGGCAAAACCTTTGCCCTCCTATTTGGGGTCATTGCGTTTGTGCTCTTGTTGTTACTAGACATTCACCCTGGTATCGTCATCGCTGTCTTTCTCGTCTATGGTTTCTTCCACTTTGATGTGGTTCAGCGCTTCAAGTCGAAGGACAACGCCGATAAGGGGGTGTCCTAG
- a CDS encoding Ig-like domain-containing protein — MMLKPRLTKYMVMMLVLVLSISNVGLAAAADKELSKIVLSKNELSLEVGDSTSVTATGVYSDNTSQSVTISSDWSSSDSSIATANNGTISAKAEGDATVTVSYQGKQQTIHVNVTKKVKALSKDVQTLDLRIGASKKINLTATYSDNSVEEAAAKIAEWSSSDDKVATVVNGEVTGQSAGTAVITGKVGKQSVTVDVNVEVVKRVDVNKKQINLLLNGQDDVELTATYPDGSTKVVTELAEWTTSNEKVADAIKGKIKGYAAGSAKITATYGTKSVTIDVDVDLTSKLSASKQSVFLRVDSTNPESNSTADIVLTASYPDSADKPVTDLATWTSSNEKVATVFKGKITAVGSGSTTIKATHSGKTVEIAVDVDTARYLDIDGVEDKVAMSLADNTKTKNLVVKAEYIDGSKETVTSKATWTSNNADVVYVSNGELIAYKSGTATITVAYGGKTVKFTVNVDVADKYEMEKKKASVAVGGTFAAKVFAVFGEISKDVSEDATWSSSSEKIAEVDSKGNVTGVATGKATITAKIEGKTLTLPVEVGMASDLEADENFVVLSAKETKQIELTATDEDGLTKDVSSEATWKSSNARVADVKKGVITANSSGKANITAEYGSKKITIQVEVDVISRIEASVPALSLKSGDTENLTVTVLLSDGSERDVTDKAEWKTNNYKVAQVSKGAVKAIGSGKAKITAKYGSKSVTIAVDVDTLKYLQTDKVTLTMKPGDKATVIATATFADGSEADVSKPALWKSSRIATASVKDGVIQANGKGKATITVTYAGVKTKVTIVVEAK; from the coding sequence ATGATGTTAAAGCCAAGATTGACCAAGTATATGGTGATGATGCTGGTACTGGTACTGAGTATTTCCAACGTAGGCCTGGCCGCTGCGGCAGATAAAGAACTATCCAAAATTGTATTGTCTAAAAATGAGTTGTCGCTCGAAGTGGGTGATTCGACTTCAGTGACGGCTACAGGGGTATATAGCGATAATACATCGCAGAGTGTGACGATCAGCTCGGATTGGAGCAGTAGTGACAGTTCAATCGCAACAGCGAATAACGGTACGATCAGTGCCAAAGCTGAGGGTGATGCAACCGTAACCGTGTCCTATCAGGGCAAACAACAAACGATTCATGTCAATGTGACGAAAAAGGTTAAAGCGCTATCCAAGGATGTACAGACACTGGATCTGCGAATCGGAGCTTCGAAGAAGATCAATCTAACAGCAACATACAGTGACAACTCGGTAGAGGAAGCAGCAGCGAAAATTGCAGAGTGGTCCTCTAGTGATGACAAAGTAGCGACTGTAGTGAATGGTGAGGTTACCGGCCAAAGTGCAGGTACAGCCGTGATCACAGGTAAGGTTGGTAAACAAAGCGTAACGGTAGATGTTAACGTTGAAGTGGTTAAACGTGTAGATGTGAATAAGAAACAGATCAATCTGTTATTGAATGGTCAAGATGATGTAGAGCTGACGGCAACATATCCAGATGGTTCAACAAAAGTTGTGACTGAGCTTGCAGAGTGGACTACGAGCAACGAGAAGGTAGCAGATGCAATTAAAGGTAAAATTAAAGGTTACGCTGCTGGTTCAGCCAAAATCACAGCAACTTACGGTACGAAGTCCGTAACGATTGATGTTGATGTTGATCTGACGAGCAAACTGAGCGCAAGTAAACAAAGCGTGTTCTTGCGTGTCGATAGCACAAACCCGGAGAGCAATAGTACAGCAGACATTGTACTAACGGCTTCATATCCAGATAGTGCGGATAAGCCGGTCACAGATCTTGCTACATGGACATCCAGCAATGAGAAGGTAGCTACTGTATTCAAAGGCAAAATTACGGCTGTGGGCAGTGGATCAACTACGATCAAAGCGACACACAGTGGTAAAACGGTAGAGATTGCAGTGGATGTAGATACAGCGAGATACCTCGATATCGATGGTGTTGAGGACAAGGTTGCGATGAGCCTTGCGGATAATACCAAAACCAAGAATCTTGTCGTAAAAGCAGAATATATCGACGGAAGTAAAGAAACCGTAACGTCTAAAGCAACATGGACTTCCAATAATGCAGATGTCGTCTATGTATCTAACGGCGAACTGATCGCATACAAATCCGGTACAGCGACCATTACCGTTGCTTATGGAGGCAAAACCGTTAAATTCACGGTCAATGTTGATGTAGCGGACAAGTATGAGATGGAGAAGAAAAAGGCTTCCGTCGCAGTAGGTGGCACGTTTGCTGCTAAAGTTTTCGCCGTGTTCGGTGAAATCTCCAAGGATGTATCTGAGGATGCAACATGGAGCAGCAGCAGTGAAAAAATTGCTGAAGTTGACAGCAAAGGTAATGTAACGGGGGTAGCAACGGGTAAAGCGACCATTACAGCCAAAATCGAAGGAAAAACATTGACGTTGCCAGTAGAAGTTGGCATGGCTAGCGATCTGGAAGCAGATGAGAACTTCGTAGTATTGTCTGCCAAAGAAACAAAACAAATCGAGCTGACTGCTACGGATGAGGATGGATTGACGAAAGACGTATCCTCTGAAGCCACTTGGAAATCAAGCAATGCACGTGTGGCTGATGTGAAAAAAGGCGTTATCACAGCGAACAGCAGTGGTAAAGCAAACATCACAGCAGAGTACGGTTCCAAGAAAATCACCATTCAGGTTGAGGTTGACGTAATCTCACGGATCGAAGCATCCGTGCCAGCACTTTCTCTGAAATCAGGAGACACTGAAAACCTGACCGTTACCGTCCTATTGAGTGATGGTAGCGAACGTGATGTAACGGATAAAGCAGAATGGAAAACAAATAACTACAAGGTTGCACAGGTGAGCAAAGGCGCTGTAAAAGCCATCGGTTCAGGTAAAGCTAAAATTACAGCGAAGTATGGTAGTAAATCGGTTACGATTGCGGTGGATGTGGATACGTTGAAATATCTGCAAACTGACAAAGTTACGCTGACGATGAAGCCAGGTGACAAAGCGACCGTAATCGCAACAGCAACATTTGCAGATGGTAGCGAAGCAGACGTATCCAAGCCAGCGCTATGGAAGTCTTCTCGTATTGCAACTGCATCGGTGAAGGACGGCGTTATTCAAGCGAATGGTAAGGGTAAAGCAACCATTACGGTCACCTATGCTGGCGTGAAAACAAAAGTGACGATCGTTGTTGAAGCGAAGTAA
- a CDS encoding glycosyl hydrolase translates to MTETANWVEEAWRQGAAKVLRNAERIKDTFPHIAPQGRYDQNDPEWWTAGFWPGLLWLVHEAAPKAEAVASLARIAESCERQLEGCLRDPDSVDHDLGFIWLLSGVANYSQTGSADGKRRGMLAANLLAARFHVRGEFIRAWNFSSSTMDTRGVAIIDSMMNLPLLYWASEQSGDPRFRWLAEAHADTVAREFVREDGSICHVVEFDPHTGQKLREHGGQGHAPGSAWARGTAWALHGFALSFRHTGEARYLETAEGAADFFLAMLGEEIVPMWDFRAPGEHQVAWDSSAAAIAASGLLELAKLSPRGAEYAAAGERIARGLYERYSSGESAAEEGLIMQGTVHYPEGRGINVPIIYGDYFYMEALAKLQGRPGFF, encoded by the coding sequence ATGACAGAAACGGCTAATTGGGTAGAAGAAGCATGGCGGCAGGGTGCAGCAAAAGTACTTCGCAACGCAGAGCGGATTAAAGATACCTTTCCACATATTGCTCCGCAAGGCAGATATGATCAGAATGATCCGGAGTGGTGGACGGCTGGCTTCTGGCCGGGACTACTCTGGCTGGTCCATGAAGCAGCGCCGAAAGCTGAGGCGGTTGCCTCCTTGGCGCGTATTGCTGAAAGCTGTGAGCGCCAATTGGAGGGTTGTCTTCGTGATCCGGACTCTGTCGATCACGATCTAGGGTTCATCTGGCTGCTTAGTGGCGTAGCCAACTACAGCCAGACCGGCAGCGCAGATGGCAAGCGGCGAGGTATGCTCGCCGCCAATCTACTTGCTGCCCGGTTCCACGTGCGCGGTGAATTCATCCGCGCCTGGAATTTCAGCTCGTCAACGATGGACACGCGAGGCGTAGCCATCATTGACAGCATGATGAACCTGCCGCTGCTCTACTGGGCGTCAGAGCAGAGCGGCGATCCGCGCTTCCGCTGGCTGGCGGAAGCACATGCGGACACCGTAGCGCGTGAATTCGTGCGCGAGGACGGGTCCATCTGCCACGTGGTGGAGTTCGATCCACACACGGGGCAGAAGCTGCGGGAGCATGGCGGCCAAGGCCATGCTCCGGGTTCCGCCTGGGCGCGGGGCACCGCCTGGGCGCTGCACGGGTTTGCGCTGTCATTCCGGCATACGGGCGAAGCCCGCTATCTGGAGACAGCGGAAGGCGCGGCCGATTTCTTCCTCGCCATGCTTGGCGAAGAGATCGTGCCGATGTGGGATTTCCGCGCACCTGGGGAGCATCAGGTGGCGTGGGACTCGTCCGCTGCGGCCATTGCCGCGAGTGGACTGCTCGAGCTCGCGAAGCTGTCGCCACGCGGAGCGGAATACGCTGCGGCAGGTGAGCGCATCGCTCGTGGCTTGTACGAGCGGTATAGCTCAGGTGAGTCAGCAGCTGAGGAAGGTCTAATTATGCAGGGAACGGTGCATTATCCAGAGGGACGGGGCATTAATGTCCCGATTATCTATGGTGATTATTTCTATATGGAAGCACTGGCGAAGCTGCAAGGACGTCCCGGGTTCTTTTAA
- a CDS encoding chromate transporter has protein sequence MLQTWWELFWGFFVANILGYGGGPASIPLMQEEIVNHYKWLTTEQFGDVLAISNALPGPIATKIAAFVGYQVAGWFGAFIASFATIVPSAVALILLLRLLNKYRTSPKVKGMTLLVQPVIAVLMILLTWEFGQVSTESIGIWQTLIIAGISLWVMTKTKLHPAILIVIAFAYGAFVLPHFM, from the coding sequence ATGCTACAGACATGGTGGGAGTTATTTTGGGGATTTTTTGTAGCCAATATATTAGGATACGGGGGCGGTCCAGCTTCCATTCCGCTTATGCAAGAAGAGATTGTGAATCATTACAAGTGGTTAACGACAGAGCAATTCGGTGATGTACTTGCTATTAGTAATGCCCTCCCAGGGCCAATCGCCACGAAAATTGCTGCCTTTGTCGGTTATCAGGTTGCTGGCTGGTTTGGTGCATTCATTGCCAGCTTCGCTACGATTGTGCCTTCGGCCGTCGCATTAATTCTACTGCTGCGCTTGCTTAACAAATACCGTACCTCTCCAAAAGTCAAAGGTATGACGTTGTTAGTACAGCCCGTCATTGCCGTCCTCATGATTCTGCTCACATGGGAGTTCGGCCAAGTCTCCACCGAGTCGATCGGCATCTGGCAAACCCTGATTATTGCTGGAATCTCGCTGTGGGTCATGACTAAAACCAAGCTTCACCCTGCTATTCTGATTGTCATTGCTTTTGCTTATGGCGCATTCGTTCTGCCTCATTTCATGTAA